In Tsukamurella tyrosinosolvens, the genomic window TTCGACCCCGGGGCCGCGAGCCGGGAGTCCAGGGCCTCCTGCATGCGGTGGCCGCCGCCGTCCATGAGCATGACGAGGGGGATCCCGTCGAGCAGGGCGCGCTCGGCGCACCGGTCCAGCTTCGCCATTCCGGTGGCGCCGTTGCTGCCGCCGAGCACGGTGAAGTCGAACGCCGCGATCGCCGCGGGCCGACCGTCGATGTAGCCGATGCCGGTGACCACGCCGTCGCCCGGAGCGACCAGCGGAGCGGCGCCCTGCTGTGCGGGGCCGGGCCCGGCGAGCGCGCCGAACTCGTGGAAGCCGCCGCTCGCGAGGAGCGCGACCCGCTCGCGGGCGGTCATCTTGCCGCGGGCGTGCTGCTTGGCCACCTTCTCGGCGCGCGCCTCGTCGGTGACCGCCCGGTAGGCGGCTCGCACGCGGTCGTTCAGTGCCTGTTCCGGTGTGGGTTCGCTCACGATCGGAAGTTAGCAGGCCGTCACCGAGAGGTGGACAGCCGGCCGGGTTCCGTCCATTCCCGCCGGTCCGCACGCCGCGCGTCTAGCCCGGCAGCGCGTCGCCGGGGAAGCTCAGGCACGGGTACACCTCGCTGTGCATCATCTCGGCCCGCACACACGGGTCGCCGGCGATGATCTCCGCGGCGCGCTCGGCGGGCACCGTCATCACCGCCATCCCGGCCATGGCGTCGTCGAGGATCGGGCACAGGATCGCGATGACTCCGTCGGCGCGCAGGGACACCATGCGCCGCTGATGCTCTCGTTCGATCGCCTCGGCACCGTCCTGGTCGCGGCGCGGGCCCCAGCGCAGCAGGACCAGGCTGTACGGCTGCGCGGTCCGCACCAGATCCTGAATCTGTTCGTCCGTCACGGTCGTGCCCACGGTCGCTCCTGCGCTGGTTCCAGTCCTTCGCGGTCCGTCCTCACGCTACTGCGCGTGCGGCACGCGCCTCATCCCTTTCCAGAACGCGATGTGTCACGTGCTGCTGGCCGTAGGTCCAGATGTTGTTCGCCACCCAATACAGCAGGATCGCGACGGGGAGGACTGGTCCCGCGACGATGCTGCCCACGGGCATCACCCACAGCATGAGCTTGCGCATGATGTCGGCCTGCATCGGGTTGCTGCCCGTGTCGGTGATCTGGTGGCTCAGGGAGAAGCGCGCGTTGACGTGCGTCGCGAGGCATGCGATGAGCATCAGCGGGATCGCGACGGCCGCGATCGACGCGACACTCGGCACGCCGCCGAACTGCGCGAACGAGGCGAGGACGGTGTCGGAGCTCGACATCGATACGGAGATCGGCGCGCCGAACAGGCGGGCGCCCAGGAACGACTGCACGTCGTGCGCGGAGAAGACGTGGTTCGCGGTGTTCGCGTTCTGCTCCGGCGTGAGCCCGAGCTGACCGAGGCCGGTTCCGGTGCGGTTGAACGAGCGCAGCACGTGGTAGAGGCCGAAGAAGACGGGGATCTGTACCAGCGCGGGCAGGCACCCGAGCAGCGGCCGGACCCCGTGCTCGCGCTGGAGTTTCTGCGTTTCCAGGGCCAGCTTCCGGGTGTCCTTTCCGTGCTGTCGCCGCAGGGTGTCGAGCTGGGGGCGCAGCTTCTGCAGGCGACGGCCCGTGCGCGCGGAGACGATGCCGGGCCACAGCAACAGGGCGCGGACGGTGAAGACGAGGAAGACGACGGACAGGGCCCAGGCGACGCCGTTGTCGGCGCCGAGGATCGCACCGAAGACGCGATGCCAGGCCCAGAGGACGGCGGAGATCGGGTAGTAGACGACATCGAGCATGAAAGAAGCACCTCACAGGCAGGGGTGCGCGCGAGTGACCGCGCGCAGCGGAAAGGGTCTGCGTGTGCGGCGTGTGCCGGGAAGGAAGGGCTACGCCGCGGAGGCGGCGAAGCCGGGTGCTCGAGGTCGACGGGGCCGCCCCGCTCCGTTGGGCATGGAACTGCGGCGGTAGGCGCCCCGGAGCCGTTGGTCCGGTTCCCGTCCTGTCTGAGGGCCCGACGGTGCGCGGTCGTCCCGGTCCGCAGCCGCACGGCAGAGCGCGGCGACGGCGATGGCGAGGGCGATACCGACGAGGGCGGCGGCACCGTCGGACACGGCGACGC contains:
- the yidC gene encoding membrane protein insertase YidC; translated protein: MLDVVYYPISAVLWAWHRVFGAILGADNGVAWALSVVFLVFTVRALLLWPGIVSARTGRRLQKLRPQLDTLRRQHGKDTRKLALETQKLQREHGVRPLLGCLPALVQIPVFFGLYHVLRSFNRTGTGLGQLGLTPEQNANTANHVFSAHDVQSFLGARLFGAPISVSMSSSDTVLASFAQFGGVPSVASIAAVAIPLMLIACLATHVNARFSLSHQITDTGSNPMQADIMRKLMLWVMPVGSIVAGPVLPVAILLYWVANNIWTYGQQHVTHRVLERDEARAARAVA
- a CDS encoding DUF6412 domain-containing protein; its protein translation is MTADLLRRLPRWGDISAPWIAVVALFVAGVAVSDGAAALVGIALAIAVAALCRAAADRDDRAPSGPQTGREPDQRLRGAYRRSSMPNGAGRPRRPRAPGFAASAA